In Flavobacterium praedii, the DNA window AATCCAGTTTACTCCCGATTTATTACCTGCGGATGTTGTAGGGACGATGATCTATAATATTAAGCAAAATGAGTTCTCTATCAAAAAAGGACCAATTTTTGCTAATTTCGTTCTTGCCGATGAGATTAACCGTGCGCCAGCCAAAGTGCAATCAGCATTATTAGAGGCCATGCAAGAAAAACAAGTAACTATTGGTGATACTACATTTAAATTGGACCGACCATTTTTAGTATTGGCAACTCAAAACCCTATTGAACAAGAAGGAACCTATCAATTGCCGGAAGCGCAAGTCGATCGTTTTATGTTAAAAACGGTTATCGATTATCCGAAGATGGAAGACGAGCGTTTAGTTATTCGTCAAAACCTCAAAGGGAGTTATGATAAAGTAAATCCGGTAGTTTCTGTAGAACAAATTTTACGCGCTCAGGAAGCAGTTCGAGAAGTTTACATGGATGAAAAAATAGAGAAATACATATTGGATATTATTTTTGCAACTCGTTATCCCGAGAAATACAAATTAGCTGATTTAAAACCTTTGATCAGTTTTGGAGCATCACCGCGTGGAAGTATTAATCTGGCTACCGCTGCAAAATGTTATGCATTTATCAAGCGTCGCGGGTATGTAATTCCAGAAGATGTTCGTGCTGTAGTTCATGATATTTTGCGCCATAGAATTGGAATCACTTATGAAGCCGAAGCCGAAAACATTACATCGGTAGACATCATAAATAAAATCATAAACGAAATCGAAGTACCATAAGAAAGTTTTCAGTGTTCAGTTTTTTAGTATTCAGTCAGGCTTGTTTCAAAAAGTGTGGTTGTAAAAAGATTTTAATTTTAAAGACTTTGGAGAATAAACTTATAATAAAAAATTTGCTGAATTCAATTTACTGAATACTTATTGTTGATCGCTAAAAAACTGAACACTGTTCACTGAACACTGATCACTAAAGAAAAATGGATACAAAAGAGCTTTTAAAAAAAGTACGTAAAATAGAAATCAAAACCCGAAGATTGAGTGATCATATCTTTTCGGGAGAATACCATACATCGTTTAAAGGGCGCGGAATGACCTTTAGCGAGGTTCGTCAATATCAATTTGGAGATGATATTCGTGCCATCGATTGGAACGTAACTGCGCGTTATAACGAAGCACATGTCAAAGTTTTTGAAGAAGAAAGAGAATTGACCATGATGTTAATGGTCGATATTTCGGGTTCTGAAAGTTTTGGTTCCAAAAATCAATTCAAGAAAGAAATTGTTACCGAAATAGCTGCAACAATGGCATTTTCGGCTACTCAAAACAATGACAAAATAGGATTGATTTTGTTTTCAGACCAAATAGAATTGTATATTCCACCCAAGAAAGGTAGATCTCACGTATTGCGTATCATTCGAGAATTGATAGAATTTGAGCCTAAAAGTTATAAAACCGATATTGCTCAAGCTTTAAAATTTTTATCGGGTACCCAAAAAAAGAAAGCGATTGTATTTGTTATTTCGGATTTTATGTCGGGAGATTATGAACAAACGTTGAAAATCGCTTCTAAGAAACACGACATTACGGGTATTCGAGTGTATGACATTCGAGAAGAAAAAATGCCCAATCTAGGAATGGTTTCAATGACCGATGCAGAAACAGGACAAACAAAATTGATTAATACAGGTTCAAAATCCGTGCGTATGAATTATGAAAAATACTATCATGATAATGTACACTATTTTAAAGAAACTTTCAGTAAATCAGGTTCAGGTGTTGTAAATACTAGAGTGGATGAAAGTTATGTAACCAAATTATTAGGCTATTTTAAATCCCGATAAAGATTTCAGATTTTTGATTAACTATTTATAAGTATAAAAACAGCAAAAACAACTTTGAAATAATATTTTTTTGGATTGAAAATAATCTTTTATTTATAGAGAAATCGTAAATCAAAAATCGTTAACCTTCAATCAAAAATCAAAATTTCCCAAAATCAATGCTTAAAAAATTAATAATATTCTTACTGCTGATTTCGACTTCTATTTTTGCACAGCAAAAAGTAGTTACCAGTATTGATACCACAAAAAACAAAATTGGAGCTGAGTTTAAATTGACTTTAAAAACTTCGGTAGATACGTTGTCTAAAGTGGTTTTCCCAAGACTAAAAAATATTGGTGCGCTCGAGGTAATTCATTCCTATCCAATTGATACTATTAAAAAAGACGATCGGTACGAATTAATCAAAAAATACGGTTTGACTCAATTTGATTCCGGAAGATATACGATTCCAAGCTTCAAAATTCTGATAAACAATAAAGCTTTTTTGACTGATTCTATAAAAGTTGAGGTGGCTAATGTTCAAGTAGATACATTAAAACAAAAAATGTATGACATTAAAGACATTGTAAAAGCCGAAGATTCATTGGGAGATTGGTGGAAATATCTTTTGGGAATTTTATTAATATTAGGAATTGGAGGTTTTATTTATTGGTATGTCAAAATTCGTCAAAAGAAAAAAATTGAAGAAGAAATCTATAAAACTCCCATAGAAAAAGCGACCAGTTTACTCAATACTTTAGAGAAAAAAGAACTTTGGCAGCATGGTGAAGTAAAAGCATATTACAGTGAATTGACGGATATTGCCCGAAATTATATTGAAGAAGCTATTGAAATTCCTGCCATGGAAAGCACTACTTCTGAATTGATTGCAGGACTAAAAGCGGCATCGTTAAAAAAGAAAATGAAGCTCTCTCAAGAAACAATTGAGAATTTATTCACTGTTTTAAAACAAGCCGATTTAGTGAAATTTGCTAAATCAAAACCATTAGAATTCGAAATTACTGAGGATAGGAATAAAATTCAAAGAGCAATTCTAACACTTGATGAAGCGATTCCTGTTGAAGTGCCTGTGGATGAAGATTTGATTTTGAACGAAGCTCAGAAGCAGAAACAAATCAAAACAATGTTAAGGAAGAAAAGAAATCAACGAATTGCAATTTCGGTGGCTTCTGTGCTTTTCCTGCTTTTTGCTACAGCAACTTATTTTATTGCAACCAAAGGATTTGATTTTGTAAAAGATAATATTCTAGGCCATCCAACCAAAGAATTATTAGAAGGGGAATGGGTAAAAAGTGAGTACGGAAATCCAGGGGTAATTATTGAAACACCAAAAGTGTTGAAACGAATGGATTTGACCAAAACATTACCCAAAGAGGGAATGGCTTTGATAAAAGAGATGCAATCTTTCGGATACGGGAGTTTATTGGATAATTTTTATATCATGGTGTCAACTATAAAATACAAACAAGAAGGTGCTTTAGATTTGTCTAAATCTATAGAAAGTTCTTTAAAAGCATTAGAATCACAAGGTGCTCAAAACATGATTGTCAAGCAAGAAGATTTTCAAACGGCTAACGGGATTACTGGTAAAAAAGGATTTGGTACTTTCTCAAGAATAGATGGAAACAGTCAGAGCAGTACTAAAATTTATTATGAAATCCTTCTATTCGGACAAGCTGGAGGATTACAACAAATTTTGATTTTGCACGAAGAAGGAGATCGTTATGCAACAGAATTAACAGACCGTATTTTGAACGCTGTAGAACTTAAAACAACTAGTAACTAATGGAAAAAATAACCTTTTTAAATCCAGAATTTTTTTGGTTGTTTCTTTTGCTTCCATTTGCTATTGCTTGGTTATATTGGAAAAAAAATCAACAAACGGCTACTTTAAAAATAAGTTCGCTTCAAGGATTCAAAGGAACAGAATCAGTACTCGCAAAGTTAAAACCCGTTTTGAATGTGATGCGAATAGTTGCATTGGCTTCATTAATTATAGCAATGGCAAGACCAAGAACGGTAGACATTAGCAATAAAACCAAAACGACAAAAGGAATCGATATTGTGGTTGCGGTCGATGTGTCAGGAAGTATGCTAGCCAAGGATTTGAAACCAAATCGAATGGAAGCACTAAAAAGAGTTGCAGCCGATTTTGTTGAAGAAAGGCCCAATGATAGAATTGGATTGGTAGTTTATGCTTCTGAAGCCTATACAAAATCACCCGTTACAAGTGACAAAGCTGTAATTCAAGATGCCATTCGAAGTATAAAATATGACAATGTTTTGCAAGATGGAACTGGAATTGGAATGGGACTAGCAACAGCGGTTAATCGTTTAAAAGACAGTAAGGCCAAAAGCAAAGTGGTAATTTTATTGACAGATGGTGTAAATAATGCTGGATTTATCGAACCAGAAACCGCATCAGATATCGCTCAACAGTATGGCATAAAAGTCTATACAATTGGAATAGGAACTAATGGAATGGCGGAATTCCCATACGCGATTGCACCAAATGGTCAATTTCTATTTCAAATGATGAAGGTAGAAATTGATGAACAATTAATGAAGAATATTGCCAGGAAAACTGGAGGTAAATATTTCAGAGCAACCAGTAATGATAAATTGGCTGAAATTTACAATGAAATCAATAAACTCGAAACCACAGAAATTGAAGAATTGAAGTTCTATGATTATGACGAAAAATTCAGACCTTTTGTTTTACTTGCAGGGTTTTTATTGCTATTGGAAATAGGGTTTCGCAATACAGTTTACAGAAGTTTTATATAAGCCCCTAACCCCCGATTCAGGAATTTGGAGCAACTAAATTAAATAGAAAAAAATATCAAAATTTAGATTTATAATTTTAGAATAAAAATCTAAAATCTAAATTCAGACCCGAGCCAAAGGCGAATTGGCGAAGCAAATCTAAAATTAAAAATGGAATTAGACGAACAAAATTATTTATACCTTCTTTTTATATTACCGCTTGTGGTGGTGGTTTTTCTATTTAATTTATATTGGAAAAGAAAAAAACAACGCGAGTTTGGAGATTTAGAAATCATTAAAAGATTAAGTCCTGAACGTTCTATTTTTAAGCCTGTTTTGAAATTGGGTGTACTGATTTTAGCTTTGATCGCTTTAATTGTTGGATTAGTAAATCCGAAGATAGGAACCAAAGTAGAAACGGTTAAAAGAGAAGGAATTGATATTGTTTTTGCAATGGATGTTTCCAAAAGTATGCTTTGTGAAGATGTTGCTCCAAGCCGATTGGATAAAAGCAAACAAATCGTATCTCAAATCATCAATCAATTAGGAAGCGACAGAATAGGAATTGTTGCTTATGCAGGTAGTGCATTTCCGGTATTGCCAATTACAACTGATTATAGTGTTGCCAAAATGTTCTTGCAAAGCATGGGTCCAGGATTGGTTTCGTCTCAGGGAACTTCACTAGATGAGGCCATTAAATTATCGGGTACTTATTTTGATGATAAAAGTAAGACCAGCAAATTAATGATTATGATTTCTGATGGTGAAGACCATTCTGAAGGAGCCGAAGCAGCCGCTGAAGAAGCAAAAAAACTAGGAATGAAAATCGTTACCATAGGTTTGGGCACCGAAAAAGGAGGGACTATTCCTTTAAAAAAAAATGGTATTGTTGAAAGTTACCAAAGAGATAATGCAGGTGAAATTGTAATTACTAAATTGAATCCAAATAGTTTAGCGACTATTGCCAAAATTACCGGTGGAGGTTATGTCAACGGAAACAATACCAAAGAAGTATTGGAATACATAAAAGCAACCCTGGATAAAATACAAAAAACCGAATTTGAAGCCACGGAAATGGCCGATTTTCAATCGCAATTTCAATGGTTTTTAGGATTGGGGTTTGTGCTGTTATTTTTGGATATTTTCTTTTTAGAGAGAAAAACCCAATGGGTCAAAAAATTAGATTTATTTAACGAGAATAAATAAAGTATCAAAAGAGCATTAACGAAAATTGAAGTTTTTTAAAATACGTTGAAAGGAACATAAATAGAAATGAAAAATAAAATCATATACATATTACTATTACTTTTTGCTTTTGGCGCCAATGCCCAAGAGAAAGATAAAATATTGCCTAATGCAAATGAAGAATATACAGCTAAAAATTATGCAGAGTCTGAAGCAAATTATAGAATTTCACATTCAAAATTCCCCAATCGAACAGTGGCTCCATATAATTTAGGAAATGCAATATACAGGCAAAATCAATTTTCAGAATCCAAATTTGCGTATGCAAATGCGTTAAAGAATTTAAAAACAAGATCCCAAAAGCATAAGGCATTTCATAATTTGGGTAATGTTTATATGAAAGAGAAGGATTATACTCAAGCAGTAGAAGCTTATAAAAACGCATTGCGCAATAACCCAGAAGATGATGAAACTAGATATAATTATGCTTTGGCCAAAAAAATGCTAAAGGATAATCCTCCTCCAAAAGACGATAAAAAGAAAGACAAGAATAAGGACAAAGATAAAAATAAAGACAAAAAAGACGACAAGAATAAAGATAAGGACAAAAAAGACGATAAGAAAGACGGCGATAAAGACAAGGACAAAGACAAAAAAGACGGTAAACCAAAAGATGATCAAGGGCAACCTAAACCAAAACCTGGAGGAATTTCAAAACAACGAACCGAAAATTTATTGGATGCTGTAAATAATGAGGAAAAGAAAATTCAAGATAAAGTAAATGCCAAAAAAGTAAAAGGTTCACCTGTGAAAACGGAGAAAGATTGGTAGTTTTTTATAATAGGAATTGACATGAGATATTTTAAATTGATACAAATAAAACAGTAACGATTAAACCAGTAATGAAAAGATTTTTAATTCTATTACTATTATGTTTTCAAGGACTTATGGCTCAAGTTCAATTTGAGGCAAGAGTTAGCAAAACGACGCTTGGACTCAACGAGAGACTTCGTATCGATTTTGTAATGAATATTGATGGCGATAATTTTGTACAACCTTCTTTTGAAGGTTTCCGAATTATTGCAGGACCGAGTCAACAAGTGAGTCAATCATGGATTAATGGAAAAACATCTTTCGAGAAAAGTTATTCCTATTATTTGTTGCCCAATCAAAAAGGAAATTTGGTCATCAAACAAGCTATGATTGAATATAATGGGCAGATTTACAAAACACAACCTATAAAAATCAATGTTACAGCAGCAACGGAGCAACCAAGAGATCCAAACGATTCTCAAATTTCTGCCGATGACAATCTGTATTTAATTGCTAATATTTCGAATACCAATCCCTATATTAATCAACCTATTACAGTAGTATATAAATTGTATTTTAGTTATAATATTGGAATTAACAATTGGAATGAACTCAGTAAACCCAAATACAATGATTTTTGGAGCCAAAACATTGACATTAAACAATTAGTTGGCGAGGAAGGAATGTTTAAAGGGGAAAAATACCGTTTTGTAGTATTAAAAAAAGTTATTTTATATCCACAAAAGTCTGGTAAACTAGTCATAGAGCCTTTGTCGTTAGACATAAGCGTAAAATTACCAACCAATCGAAGAGATATGTTTGGTCGGGTATTATTAGTCGATGGGAATAAGAGAGTTTCAGCAGGAGCTAAAACTATTAGTGTAAAACCTTTGCCAGAAGCAGGAAAACCAGCCGATTTTACAGGAGCTGTGGGTAAATTTGATTTTAAAGCAATACCATCCAAAACAACTTTAAAAAATGGCGAAAGCTTGGATTTAACTTTGAGCGTTACAGGTACTGGAAATTTAAAATTATTTACTTTACCAAAACCCGAAGTACCAAATGCATTAGAAATGTATGATGCGGTTCATGATGAAAAAGTAAACACACCACTGTCTGGAATGAATGGCAAAATCTCAGATTCTTATACTATTATTCCACAATACAAAGGGGATTATGTTATAAAACCAATGCAATTTTCATACTTTGATTTGAGTTCAGGAACTTATAAAACCATTAGTTCAAAAGAAATTAAAATTAATGTTCTAGATGGTCCTACCCAAACTGCCGAGGCTCCTTCTAATGCCAATGTAGGTAAAAATAAAATTGAAAAAATTGAGCAGTTTAAATTTATTGACTTAAAAACAGAACTTCTAGCAAGAAAACAGCCTGAATTTTTTGGTTCTACGTCATTTTACACCTTGTTGTTTTTGCCCTTTTTAATACTTCCTTTGATTGTTTTATTCAAAAAGAAAAAAGAAGCAATTGATAGTGATGTTTTTGGAAACCGAATTAAAATGAACAATAAATTGGCTAAGAAATATTTATCAGAAGCCAAAAAGCAAATTAATAACAAAGCCCCTTTCTATGTAGCTTTAGAAAAAGCAATGCATAATTTCCTGAAAGCCAAGTTGCATATCGAAACTTCAGAAATGAGTAAAGATAATATTCAGGAATTATTATTGTCTAGAAAAGCCAATCCAGAAGTAGTAAATAGTTTTATTGCACTTACCGAAAACTGTGAGATAGCCCGATATGCGCCATCATCGAGTGCAACGATTCAACATGATTTTGATAAAGCGGTAACTATTATTTCCGAATTAGAAAAACAGATTTAACACCTAAGAAACTTAGAATCTCAGCAAATTAGAATCTTAGCATCTTAAAAAAAATGAAAATGAAAAATATTTTTTATATACTATTATTAATCTCGCAAGTTTTCTTTGCACAAACGGGTTTCGAAAAAGGAAATAATTTGTACCAAAACGGGAAATATGATTTAGCGGCCAAAGCTTATGAATCAGTTTTAAATGACAATAAGGAATCTGTTGAATTGTATTTTAATTTGGGGAATTGTTATTATAAATTGCACCAAACCGCTCTTGCAATTTATAACTATGAGAAAGCTTTAGTTCTAGATCCTAGCAACCCAGCCGTTTTAAACAATATTAAATTTGCCCAAAAGCAAACCATAGATGAGATTAAAGTAGTCCCAAAAGTGGGTTTTGCAAAGTTGCTTCGTGATTTTACGGGTATTTATCCTTTCGAAACTTGGGCTTGGATTTCAATAAGCTTCTCAATGTTGGTATTGGTTTTTTTTATAGGCTATTATTTTTCACAAAACGTAGTGATGAAAAGAGTTTTCTTTTTTGGAATGTTTGTAATTCTATTGCTTGTTGTGATGAGTATTTCGGCTGCCTTTTTTGAGAAAAGCCATTTTGATAATGAAAAACCAGCTATCGTTTTTGCAGAATCATCCGATGTAAGAAGTGAACCTCAAAAGGCTGGTTCAGTCATTTTTGTTTTACACGAAGGAACCAAAGTATATGTAGAAGAAACGCTAGGCAACTGGAAAAAAATTCAATTGACTGATGGAACCGAAGGTTGGATTGATAGCGGAGCCATTAAGGAAGTGAAGTAGTAGTCAGTATTCTGTCTCCGATCTAAAAAAATGATAAGACTGTCCAGAAAGTGTACCCAATATATTTTTATGCTATTGATAACACTGAATCTCATAGGTTTTATATGCATTATAAAATAAATCTGTGTAAATCTTTTGAATCTGTGATCTACTTTTTCGTTTTGGGATTAGTCACGGATACTGATAAAAAATTATTATATAAAAGAATAGCCCGCAGTTTTTCGACTATGGGCTATCTTATTTTAAGAATGCATTCAACTGATTGAACGGAAAAAGATAATCCTTTCGACTAAAATCGGATTACTGAAAACTTCGAACGCTACTTCCTCGCTTTGTCATACCATTTTTCGATAGAAGGAAAAATATATCCAGCTACTTTTTGTATCGGGTTAAAGAAAATCGATTTGTCAAGGGTCTCTTTTTTGGCTAAATAATTATGGTAATTCATTTTTTCGAAAATTGTTAGAAATATACTCATGATTAAAACAGTTTTCAATACTCTAAAAAAACCACCACCTAGACTGTTTATCCAGCCCAGAAAAGCAAAATCGGCAATATTGGTCAGGAATTTGCCCAACATATAAATCCCAATTACAACCACAATAAAAGTCAAAATAAAGGCAAAAATTTGTACCGTGTAAGGATTCCAATGCAGCCAATTCGATAAAAAATCTTTGACAATTGAAGAAAATTTAATAGCAATGTATATTCCTAATATTAGTGAAAGCAAAGAAGCCAATTCTACAAAAAGTCCGTTTCTAATTCCTTTGTAAAATGAATAACACAAGAACCCACCAAGAATAATATCAAAAAAACTCATTTTTTTTATTTTAAAATTTAAAAGCGTAAAGATAAAAGAATTGTTCGGTAACCATTGTCAAATTTCAAGTTCTTATCTTTGCTGGAAATAATTTTAGATTTTAGATTGACTCAATCATCTCATAAGAATTCTAAAATCTAAATTCTAAAATAAAAAAAAAAAATGTCAAGAGACACACAACTGAAAGAACGCTGGGAACGGCTTGTCGATATACTTTCCAATCAATTTTCGCAAGGAGAAGATTTAGATTTGGATGCTATTATTTATTTAATTGGAGTACAGGAACTCGGGAAGGTTCATCGTGAATACAAAAAAGATGAAAAACTCAATTTGATGCACATTGCCATTTGCCGCTTATTGGAACCGTACGGATTTTATGAATTTGAATTTTTTGACGAAGACGGCTGGCCACATTATAAAGTAAAAGAAGAATTACCTCCTTTGAAAGCGGGGGAACAATCCGTTTTGATGAAAGAAGCAATTGTTAATTATTTCTTGGAAAGAGAATTGATTGATTAGGAATTAGTTGTAAGTGATTAGAAATTAGCTTTATTGTTAATTTTTTTTAGACTTATCACTAATTACTTTTCACGAATCACTAAAAAAAGCTAAATTTGCACTCTCAATTACGGATCGAAAATGATAGACAAGATAAAAGAATATATTGGCGAAGCACAGGCCTTCTCTACACAAAATCCTGCAGAATTAGAAGCATTTAGAATAAAATTCTTAGGAACTAAAGGATTGTTGAAAGACCTTTTTGCCGAATTCAAAAATGTACCAAATGACAAAAAAAAGGAATTTGGACAAGTGATTAATTTACTCAAAACTTCTGCCGAAGATAAAGTAAAATCAATCCTAGAAACATTAGAAAACAAAGAAGAAAGTAAAGGGTTTTATGGCGATTTAACTCGTACAGCCGAACCTACAATTATTGGTTCTCGTCACCCAATTTCATTGGTAAAAAACCAAATTATTGATGTCTTTTCAAACATTGGATTCAACGTTTCCGAAGGACCAGAAATTGAGGACGATTGGCATAATTTTACGGCATTAAACTTGCCAGAATACCATCCGGCGCGTGATATGCAGGATACTTTTTTCATACAAACCAACCCAGATATTTTGTTGCGTACGCACACTTCATCCGTGCAAGTGCGTTACATGGAGAACAATAAACCGCCTATTCGAACTATTTCTCCAGGGAGAGTTTTTCGTAATGAAGCTGTTTCTTCCCGTTCACACTGTATCTTTCACCAAGTGGAAGGATTGTATATTGACAAAGACGTGTCTTTTGCCGACTTGAAACAAACCCTTTTGTATTTCACCAAAGAGATGTTTGGGAAATCAAAAATTCGTTTGCGTCCATCCTATTTTCCATTTACGGAACCAAGTGCGGAGGTCGATATTTATTGGGGACTTAAGACCGAAACCGATTATCGTATCACCAAAGGAACAGGTTGGTTGGAAATTATGGGTTGCGGAATGGTAGATCCTAACGTACTTAAAAATTGCGACATCAATCCAGACGAATACAACGGTTTTGCATTCGGAATGGGAATTGAAAGAATTGCGATGTTGTTGTATCAAATTGGTGATATCCGTATGTTTTATGAAAATGACGTACGTTTCTTAGAGCAATTCAAATCAAGTATATAAAGATTTTAGAT includes these proteins:
- a CDS encoding AAA family ATPase; protein product: MEENTATLDIRAINEKIERESAFIDLLTMEMNKVIVGQKHMVERLLIGLLGQGHILLEGVPGLAKTLAINTLSQAIQGSFSRIQFTPDLLPADVVGTMIYNIKQNEFSIKKGPIFANFVLADEINRAPAKVQSALLEAMQEKQVTIGDTTFKLDRPFLVLATQNPIEQEGTYQLPEAQVDRFMLKTVIDYPKMEDERLVIRQNLKGSYDKVNPVVSVEQILRAQEAVREVYMDEKIEKYILDIIFATRYPEKYKLADLKPLISFGASPRGSINLATAAKCYAFIKRRGYVIPEDVRAVVHDILRHRIGITYEAEAENITSVDIINKIINEIEVP
- a CDS encoding DUF58 domain-containing protein, with product MDTKELLKKVRKIEIKTRRLSDHIFSGEYHTSFKGRGMTFSEVRQYQFGDDIRAIDWNVTARYNEAHVKVFEEERELTMMLMVDISGSESFGSKNQFKKEIVTEIAATMAFSATQNNDKIGLILFSDQIELYIPPKKGRSHVLRIIRELIEFEPKSYKTDIAQALKFLSGTQKKKAIVFVISDFMSGDYEQTLKIASKKHDITGIRVYDIREEKMPNLGMVSMTDAETGQTKLINTGSKSVRMNYEKYYHDNVHYFKETFSKSGSGVVNTRVDESYVTKLLGYFKSR
- a CDS encoding vWA domain-containing protein; this translates as MEKITFLNPEFFWLFLLLPFAIAWLYWKKNQQTATLKISSLQGFKGTESVLAKLKPVLNVMRIVALASLIIAMARPRTVDISNKTKTTKGIDIVVAVDVSGSMLAKDLKPNRMEALKRVAADFVEERPNDRIGLVVYASEAYTKSPVTSDKAVIQDAIRSIKYDNVLQDGTGIGMGLATAVNRLKDSKAKSKVVILLTDGVNNAGFIEPETASDIAQQYGIKVYTIGIGTNGMAEFPYAIAPNGQFLFQMMKVEIDEQLMKNIARKTGGKYFRATSNDKLAEIYNEINKLETTEIEELKFYDYDEKFRPFVLLAGFLLLLEIGFRNTVYRSFI
- a CDS encoding vWA domain-containing protein, translated to MELDEQNYLYLLFILPLVVVVFLFNLYWKRKKQREFGDLEIIKRLSPERSIFKPVLKLGVLILALIALIVGLVNPKIGTKVETVKREGIDIVFAMDVSKSMLCEDVAPSRLDKSKQIVSQIINQLGSDRIGIVAYAGSAFPVLPITTDYSVAKMFLQSMGPGLVSSQGTSLDEAIKLSGTYFDDKSKTSKLMIMISDGEDHSEGAEAAAEEAKKLGMKIVTIGLGTEKGGTIPLKKNGIVESYQRDNAGEIVITKLNPNSLATIAKITGGGYVNGNNTKEVLEYIKATLDKIQKTEFEATEMADFQSQFQWFLGLGFVLLFLDIFFLERKTQWVKKLDLFNENK
- a CDS encoding tetratricopeptide repeat protein, translated to MKNKIIYILLLLFAFGANAQEKDKILPNANEEYTAKNYAESEANYRISHSKFPNRTVAPYNLGNAIYRQNQFSESKFAYANALKNLKTRSQKHKAFHNLGNVYMKEKDYTQAVEAYKNALRNNPEDDETRYNYALAKKMLKDNPPPKDDKKKDKNKDKDKNKDKKDDKNKDKDKKDDKKDGDKDKDKDKKDGKPKDDQGQPKPKPGGISKQRTENLLDAVNNEEKKIQDKVNAKKVKGSPVKTEKDW
- a CDS encoding BatD family protein, which encodes MKRFLILLLLCFQGLMAQVQFEARVSKTTLGLNERLRIDFVMNIDGDNFVQPSFEGFRIIAGPSQQVSQSWINGKTSFEKSYSYYLLPNQKGNLVIKQAMIEYNGQIYKTQPIKINVTAATEQPRDPNDSQISADDNLYLIANISNTNPYINQPITVVYKLYFSYNIGINNWNELSKPKYNDFWSQNIDIKQLVGEEGMFKGEKYRFVVLKKVILYPQKSGKLVIEPLSLDISVKLPTNRRDMFGRVLLVDGNKRVSAGAKTISVKPLPEAGKPADFTGAVGKFDFKAIPSKTTLKNGESLDLTLSVTGTGNLKLFTLPKPEVPNALEMYDAVHDEKVNTPLSGMNGKISDSYTIIPQYKGDYVIKPMQFSYFDLSSGTYKTISSKEIKINVLDGPTQTAEAPSNANVGKNKIEKIEQFKFIDLKTELLARKQPEFFGSTSFYTLLFLPFLILPLIVLFKKKKEAIDSDVFGNRIKMNNKLAKKYLSEAKKQINNKAPFYVALEKAMHNFLKAKLHIETSEMSKDNIQELLLSRKANPEVVNSFIALTENCEIARYAPSSSATIQHDFDKAVTIISELEKQI
- a CDS encoding tetratricopeptide repeat protein, with protein sequence MKNIFYILLLISQVFFAQTGFEKGNNLYQNGKYDLAAKAYESVLNDNKESVELYFNLGNCYYKLHQTALAIYNYEKALVLDPSNPAVLNNIKFAQKQTIDEIKVVPKVGFAKLLRDFTGIYPFETWAWISISFSMLVLVFFIGYYFSQNVVMKRVFFFGMFVILLLVVMSISAAFFEKSHFDNEKPAIVFAESSDVRSEPQKAGSVIFVLHEGTKVYVEETLGNWKKIQLTDGTEGWIDSGAIKEVK
- a CDS encoding CvpA family protein; the encoded protein is MSFFDIILGGFLCYSFYKGIRNGLFVELASLLSLILGIYIAIKFSSIVKDFLSNWLHWNPYTVQIFAFILTFIVVVIGIYMLGKFLTNIADFAFLGWINSLGGGFFRVLKTVLIMSIFLTIFEKMNYHNYLAKKETLDKSIFFNPIQKVAGYIFPSIEKWYDKARK
- the pheS gene encoding phenylalanine--tRNA ligase subunit alpha; this translates as MIDKIKEYIGEAQAFSTQNPAELEAFRIKFLGTKGLLKDLFAEFKNVPNDKKKEFGQVINLLKTSAEDKVKSILETLENKEESKGFYGDLTRTAEPTIIGSRHPISLVKNQIIDVFSNIGFNVSEGPEIEDDWHNFTALNLPEYHPARDMQDTFFIQTNPDILLRTHTSSVQVRYMENNKPPIRTISPGRVFRNEAVSSRSHCIFHQVEGLYIDKDVSFADLKQTLLYFTKEMFGKSKIRLRPSYFPFTEPSAEVDIYWGLKTETDYRITKGTGWLEIMGCGMVDPNVLKNCDINPDEYNGFAFGMGIERIAMLLYQIGDIRMFYENDVRFLEQFKSSI